From the genome of Pseudomonadota bacterium, one region includes:
- a CDS encoding MFS transporter: MFLGFSAGLPFLLVFSTFSIWLRELGLSRTTIGLISWIGITYSIKVIWAPVIDCASLFGLNSIFGRRRSWMLISMVGIAFGLLGMAFVDPVKSTHLLIIFAFVTALFSATQDVSIDAFRIESAPAEMQGALAAAYQLGYRIALLVAGAGVLYISEYAGWAWSYCIMAALMGVGITTVLIVSEPVSENDLPKAVKINEWLSGSFLRPFSNFFGRFGRLAIPILLFVAVYRISDISMGVMANPFYVDLGFTKTEIANVIKIFGFTMTITGTILGGLLVTHYGIMGPLLAGAVLVCLTNLVFAFMALIGPDINLLIAVVSADNVSGGLAGSAFIAYLSNLTRSPYTATQYALLSSLMTLPGKLIGGFSGMVVDGVGYMVFFGYVASLGLPAIFLCIYLAELTQTKNGNKKCWK; this comes from the coding sequence TTGTTTTTGGGATTCTCTGCGGGTTTGCCGTTCCTTCTAGTGTTTTCAACATTTTCTATTTGGCTTCGTGAATTAGGGCTTAGTCGAACAACAATCGGTTTAATAAGTTGGATTGGCATTACCTATTCTATAAAGGTGATTTGGGCGCCAGTGATTGATTGCGCTTCCCTATTCGGCTTGAATTCTATTTTCGGTCGTCGTCGTTCTTGGATGCTAATATCAATGGTTGGCATTGCTTTCGGCCTATTAGGAATGGCTTTTGTTGATCCAGTTAAATCAACGCACTTGTTGATAATTTTTGCTTTCGTCACTGCACTTTTTTCAGCCACACAGGACGTTTCTATTGATGCCTTCCGGATTGAAAGCGCGCCGGCTGAAATGCAAGGGGCATTGGCCGCAGCGTATCAACTTGGTTATCGTATAGCCCTGTTGGTTGCTGGGGCCGGTGTGCTTTACATTTCAGAGTATGCTGGTTGGGCGTGGAGTTACTGCATAATGGCAGCGCTGATGGGGGTGGGAATCACTACTGTTCTGATTGTCTCAGAGCCTGTTAGTGAAAATGATCTGCCAAAGGCGGTAAAGATTAATGAGTGGTTAAGTGGCTCGTTTTTGAGGCCATTCAGCAATTTTTTCGGGAGGTTCGGAAGGCTTGCCATCCCCATACTCCTATTTGTTGCTGTTTACAGAATTAGTGACATATCGATGGGTGTGATGGCCAATCCTTTTTACGTTGACCTCGGATTTACGAAAACTGAGATTGCAAATGTTATAAAGATATTTGGCTTTACTATGACCATTACCGGAACCATCTTGGGTGGCTTGTTAGTCACTCATTACGGTATTATGGGGCCGCTGCTCGCCGGAGCGGTTCTTGTATGTTTGACTAATCTTGTGTTTGCTTTCATGGCGCTTATTGGGCCCGATATAAACCTCCTCATTGCGGTGGTTAGTGCTGACAATGTGAGTGGTGGTCTTGCTGGGTCCGCATTTATTGCATATTTATCGAACCTAACCCGATCTCCATACACAGCCACACAGTATGCGCTGTTAAGCTCGCTTATGACACTTCCAGGAAAGCTTATTGGTGGATTTTCAGGGATGGTTGTCGATGGTGTAGGGTATATGGTTTTTTTCGGGTATGTAGCATCGCTCGGATTGCCGGCAATATTTCTTTGTATTTATTTAGCGGAGCTGACCCAGACAAAAAATGGAAATAAAAAATGTTGGAAATAG
- a CDS encoding EI24 domain-containing protein: MIRTLFEATTQLTDPLLRRIIYLSILGSLIIMGFLAIGIWLLLSQIPLESIPYLIQVREWMGIWFNWLSSSFFAGLVGVLTFLLFPGVVSLTLGFFFDEIISSVEAKYYPGLPPRRHQSFGEVTVSTLKFACITLIVNIVALPLYILLIFFPPMNLILFYVVNGYLTGREYFELVGLSRHQPVEVTMLRKCNRSQVQVAGMLIVFLMTIPLVNLLAPVIATVFMVHLYNSPKFNGQL, translated from the coding sequence ATGATTAGGACCCTTTTTGAAGCAACTACTCAACTAACAGATCCACTGCTCAGACGAATTATCTATTTGAGCATTTTAGGGTCCCTAATAATAATGGGATTCTTAGCAATTGGCATTTGGTTACTTCTAAGTCAAATTCCGCTAGAGAGTATCCCATACCTTATTCAAGTCCGTGAATGGATGGGTATTTGGTTCAACTGGCTTTCTAGTTCGTTTTTTGCAGGTTTAGTGGGAGTACTGACATTCCTCCTGTTTCCTGGTGTTGTTTCATTAACCTTAGGGTTTTTTTTCGATGAGATTATTAGTTCGGTGGAAGCAAAATATTATCCGGGATTGCCACCTCGACGACATCAATCATTTGGAGAGGTTACAGTTTCCACACTAAAGTTCGCCTGCATAACTTTGATTGTTAACATCGTAGCACTCCCACTCTATATTCTCTTGATATTTTTCCCACCAATGAATCTGATTCTTTTTTATGTAGTTAATGGGTATTTGACCGGACGCGAATATTTTGAGCTTGTAGGTCTATCGCGCCACCAACCCGTCGAGGTTACCATGCTACGCAAATGCAATCGAAGCCAAGTCCAAGTTGCTGGAATGTTAATCGTCTTCCTTATGACGATACCACTCGTAAATTTGCTGGCACCGGTTATTGCAACTGTCTTTATGGTTCACCTTTACAATTCACCAAAGTTCAATGGCCAGCTATAA
- a CDS encoding NADP-dependent malic enzyme: MSKTKISQQDALDFHVSGQPGKIALRATKPLNTQRDLSLAYSPGVAYPCLEIENAPDTAYDYTSKGNMVAVISNGTAVLGLGNIGALASKPVMEGKAVLFKRFADIDSFDLEVETEDVDEFISCVRAIGNGFGGINLEDIKAPECFIIEQKLREILDVPVFHDDQHGTAIISAAGMINALELTNRKMADIKMVVNGAGASAIACIELIKSMGVPHDQITLCDSKGVIYRGREEGMNQWKSAHAISTNDRSLKDAVKGADVLFGLSVKGAVSGSMIKSMRANPIIFAMANPDPEITPEEVAAIRSDAIVATGRSDYPNQINNVLGFPYIFRGALDVRASTINDEMKSAAAYALAELAREDVPDEVDAAYGGKRLQYGPNYIIPAPFDPRLISAIPPAVAKAAVASNVARKPVKDTDAYRQQLSARLDPAAAKLQFIFQRVQSENKRIVFAEGEDERVIRAAIAFRNAGYGEPILLGRAEHVEKTMSSLGIAGTADLEIHNAALSSDKTTYSDYLYNRLQRRGFLFRDCQRLVNQDRNIFGSCMVACGDADGMVTGVTRPFAVAYSEVTRVIDTKKGECPMGITMVMAQKRTILIADSGVHELPTSENLADIACGAATYARKLGQEPRVAILSFSNFGQPKRRQMERVRRAVTLLDDRKVDFEYDGEMTTDTALDFDLMQRIYPFCRLTGPANVLVMPDLHSASISSKLLHAQGDGGVIGPILEGLSKPVQIVQLGSRVSDLINAGAIAAYDAIA, from the coding sequence ATGTCCAAAACTAAGATTAGTCAGCAAGATGCGCTGGATTTCCATGTTAGTGGTCAACCAGGAAAGATCGCACTACGAGCAACAAAACCGCTCAATACCCAGCGAGATCTATCGCTTGCCTATTCTCCGGGTGTCGCTTATCCCTGCCTCGAAATCGAGAATGCGCCTGACACTGCTTATGACTACACCTCCAAAGGTAACATGGTTGCGGTGATATCTAATGGAACTGCAGTCCTCGGTTTGGGTAACATTGGCGCGTTGGCTTCAAAACCAGTCATGGAAGGCAAAGCAGTCCTTTTCAAAAGATTTGCTGACATAGATAGTTTCGATTTAGAGGTAGAAACTGAGGACGTGGATGAATTCATTTCATGCGTTCGTGCGATTGGCAACGGATTCGGTGGAATTAACCTCGAGGACATCAAAGCTCCAGAATGTTTCATTATTGAACAAAAACTGCGCGAAATATTGGATGTTCCAGTATTTCATGACGACCAACACGGCACTGCAATTATTTCTGCAGCTGGAATGATAAATGCCCTCGAGCTAACAAATCGAAAAATGGCTGACATCAAAATGGTAGTCAACGGTGCTGGCGCGTCAGCAATTGCTTGTATTGAGCTTATCAAATCAATGGGTGTGCCGCATGACCAAATCACACTTTGCGATTCTAAGGGTGTTATATACAGAGGCCGTGAAGAAGGGATGAACCAATGGAAGTCAGCTCACGCAATATCCACCAATGACCGATCATTAAAAGACGCTGTAAAAGGCGCCGACGTCTTATTTGGCTTATCGGTTAAAGGAGCCGTTTCTGGAAGCATGATAAAGTCTATGCGTGCAAACCCTATTATTTTCGCAATGGCCAACCCAGACCCAGAAATAACCCCAGAGGAAGTTGCGGCCATCAGAAGTGACGCGATTGTTGCGACGGGCCGCTCAGATTATCCAAATCAAATTAATAATGTACTCGGCTTTCCATATATTTTCCGCGGCGCGCTAGATGTTCGTGCTTCGACTATTAATGATGAGATGAAATCTGCTGCAGCTTATGCCCTTGCCGAACTCGCGCGAGAGGATGTGCCCGATGAAGTGGATGCTGCATACGGAGGCAAACGCCTTCAATACGGTCCAAATTACATAATCCCAGCACCATTTGACCCACGCTTGATATCTGCGATCCCACCCGCGGTAGCAAAAGCGGCTGTAGCCAGTAATGTTGCGCGCAAACCCGTAAAAGACACGGATGCATATCGGCAACAATTATCCGCTCGCCTTGACCCTGCCGCTGCAAAATTACAATTTATTTTTCAACGTGTACAATCGGAAAATAAGCGTATCGTTTTTGCAGAGGGTGAAGACGAAAGAGTTATCCGCGCGGCGATCGCCTTCCGCAACGCAGGCTACGGCGAACCTATTCTTTTAGGGCGTGCCGAACACGTGGAAAAGACTATGAGTAGTCTCGGTATTGCAGGAACAGCAGACCTTGAAATACACAACGCAGCTCTCAGCTCTGATAAAACCACATATTCGGATTATCTTTATAACCGGCTTCAGAGACGTGGGTTTCTATTTCGCGATTGTCAAAGGTTGGTTAATCAAGACCGTAATATTTTCGGTTCCTGCATGGTTGCATGTGGTGATGCAGACGGCATGGTAACAGGGGTGACTCGGCCTTTCGCGGTAGCCTACTCAGAGGTTACACGTGTGATAGACACAAAAAAAGGGGAGTGTCCCATGGGAATAACTATGGTGATGGCACAAAAACGCACGATACTGATAGCTGACAGCGGCGTACATGAGCTTCCTACAAGTGAGAATTTGGCAGATATTGCCTGTGGAGCAGCAACTTATGCCCGGAAGTTGGGTCAAGAACCGCGCGTAGCAATCCTATCTTTTTCGAACTTCGGTCAACCGAAACGTCGTCAAATGGAACGTGTCAGAAGGGCCGTAACACTATTGGACGATCGCAAAGTCGATTTTGAGTATGACGGCGAAATGACCACCGATACCGCTCTCGACTTTGATTTAATGCAACGCATTTACCCGTTTTGTAGATTAACTGGGCCCGCAAACGTGCTAGTGATGCCGGACTTACATAGTGCCAGTATTTCCTCCAAACTTCTACATGCGCAAGGTGATGGGGGCGTTATTGGCCCTATTCTAGAAGGACTTTCAAAGCCGGTCCAAATTGTCCAGTTGGGTTCACGAGTAAGTGATCTCATTAATGCCGGAGCTATTGCAGCGTACGATGCAATTGCATGA
- the mutS gene encoding DNA mismatch repair protein MutS, with amino-acid sequence MPTQKTTNPMAKPGNRDELIKTSRGVKFNAGFRIGATPMMAQYLEIKEAYPDCLLFYRMGDFYEMFFDDAIMAAEALDITLTKRGKHKGADVAMCGVPAHTADVYLARLIKKGFRVAICEQLENPAEAKKRDGSRSLVKRDVVRLVTPGTLTEETLLHSRCNNFLAAISGVSGDCAIAWLDISTGEFFLQCMCPYTPGSVAAVLARIEPGEILLPEKLHLSQEFQQVCGEWVQELVPLPDIRFDPTNSRKRLEAFFGVATMDGAGSFTNAEFSAAGALIDYIELTQVGNMPHLDRPRQISDSTFLEIDAATRRNLELTRTLSGETKGSLLATIDRTVSASGARLLASRLNSPSTEVQKIRARLDSIEYFVAESASRARVREVLRECPDFERALSRLTLNRCGPRDVASVRDGLAVAKEIKTILAKKGELLPQAINSAITLLDCHEILAKLLGRALNDELPANARDGGFLREGYSRQLDELRQSGGESRKLIASLESKYKTSTGAETLKIKQNNVLGYFVEVSVRQSDRLDDHFIHRQTMTNAVRFSTPELARFARQASECGQLALDLELRLFQDLINEITKQSDTINREAVALAEVDVASGLAELADEQQYCRPTVVDESVFSIIGGRHPVVETALGLSENRPFVSNDCKLSEDQRIWLVTGPNMAGKSTFLRQNALILILAQIGSFVPASEAQIGIVDRLFSRVGAADDLARGRSTFMVEMVETASILNQATERSFVILDEIGRGTATFDGLSIAWAAIEHLHDKNCCRALFASHYHELVSLETRLVSLKPFTMRVKEWQGDVVFLHEIVAGAADRSYGIHVAKLAGLPSAVIARAEEVLSILEQGEQSCSLTGLADNLPLFDKANNKPPSKIVSPTESALSDIDPDQITPREALELIYQLKRDLH; translated from the coding sequence ATGCCAACACAGAAAACAACTAACCCAATGGCTAAGCCAGGGAACCGTGATGAACTGATAAAAACATCTCGAGGGGTCAAGTTTAACGCCGGGTTCCGCATAGGCGCTACGCCAATGATGGCGCAATACCTTGAAATAAAAGAAGCGTACCCAGACTGTTTGTTGTTTTATCGTATGGGAGATTTTTATGAGATGTTCTTTGATGACGCCATTATGGCAGCTGAAGCCCTTGATATAACGCTTACAAAACGTGGAAAGCACAAAGGAGCGGACGTGGCCATGTGTGGGGTTCCGGCACATACGGCTGACGTATATTTGGCTCGTTTGATAAAAAAGGGGTTTCGAGTAGCAATATGTGAGCAGCTAGAAAATCCTGCAGAAGCTAAGAAACGCGACGGTTCCCGAAGTCTTGTTAAACGGGATGTAGTGCGACTTGTAACGCCAGGTACTCTGACTGAGGAGACCTTGTTGCACTCTCGTTGCAATAACTTTCTCGCCGCTATCAGCGGTGTTTCCGGAGATTGTGCGATTGCCTGGCTAGACATATCTACAGGAGAATTTTTCCTTCAATGTATGTGTCCCTATACACCAGGGTCTGTGGCCGCTGTATTGGCACGCATAGAGCCGGGCGAGATTTTACTGCCGGAAAAATTACATCTTAGTCAAGAATTTCAGCAGGTTTGTGGTGAATGGGTACAGGAATTGGTGCCTTTGCCGGATATTCGGTTTGACCCAACAAATTCCCGCAAACGGTTGGAAGCATTTTTTGGCGTAGCAACGATGGATGGGGCCGGGTCTTTCACCAACGCCGAGTTTTCTGCAGCCGGGGCATTAATCGACTACATCGAGCTTACCCAAGTTGGCAATATGCCGCATTTGGATCGACCTCGGCAGATTTCTGACAGTACATTTTTAGAGATTGATGCTGCCACCAGACGCAACCTTGAATTAACACGAACGTTGTCTGGTGAGACAAAGGGCAGTCTCTTAGCGACAATCGATCGGACTGTGAGTGCGTCAGGCGCTAGACTTCTAGCTTCCCGTCTAAACTCTCCATCAACGGAAGTGCAAAAAATAAGGGCTCGACTCGACTCGATCGAATACTTCGTTGCGGAATCAGCTTCACGAGCACGGGTACGGGAGGTTTTGCGCGAGTGCCCAGACTTCGAGCGAGCATTATCAAGATTGACGCTGAATCGTTGCGGCCCCCGTGACGTGGCTTCGGTCCGTGATGGTCTAGCGGTTGCAAAAGAAATTAAGACAATTCTAGCGAAGAAAGGAGAACTACTGCCACAAGCTATCAATTCCGCGATCACTCTACTCGACTGCCATGAGATTTTGGCAAAACTTTTAGGTCGAGCATTGAACGATGAGTTGCCAGCTAATGCCCGGGATGGCGGTTTTCTTAGGGAGGGCTATTCGCGCCAATTAGATGAGCTTAGGCAATCGGGCGGCGAAAGTCGGAAACTTATAGCGAGCCTAGAGTCAAAATACAAAACTTCAACTGGTGCTGAGACCCTTAAAATCAAACAAAACAATGTTCTGGGGTACTTCGTTGAAGTTTCTGTAAGGCAGTCGGACAGACTTGATGACCATTTTATTCATAGGCAAACTATGACCAATGCTGTGCGGTTTTCCACGCCCGAACTTGCAAGGTTTGCAAGACAGGCGTCAGAATGCGGACAGCTTGCTTTAGATTTGGAGTTAAGACTGTTTCAAGATTTAATAAATGAGATTACCAAACAAAGTGATACCATCAATCGTGAGGCAGTTGCGTTGGCCGAGGTAGATGTTGCTTCAGGCTTGGCCGAATTGGCTGACGAGCAACAATACTGTAGGCCAACCGTCGTCGATGAGAGTGTTTTTTCGATTATTGGGGGCAGACACCCAGTTGTCGAGACTGCATTAGGGCTATCGGAAAATCGACCGTTTGTCTCGAACGATTGTAAACTCAGTGAAGATCAACGAATTTGGCTGGTTACAGGTCCAAATATGGCAGGTAAAAGCACTTTTCTGCGCCAGAATGCACTTATTCTAATTTTGGCGCAGATTGGAAGCTTTGTTCCCGCATCGGAAGCTCAAATCGGCATTGTGGATCGACTATTCAGCCGAGTTGGCGCCGCGGACGACTTGGCGCGCGGCCGCTCCACTTTTATGGTCGAAATGGTTGAAACGGCTTCAATTTTAAATCAAGCGACTGAGCGCTCCTTCGTTATATTGGATGAAATTGGCCGTGGCACAGCGACTTTCGACGGCTTGTCAATCGCATGGGCTGCGATTGAACATTTGCACGACAAAAATTGCTGCAGAGCATTATTCGCGAGCCATTACCATGAGTTGGTTTCACTAGAGACACGTTTGGTCTCATTAAAACCCTTCACGATGAGGGTAAAAGAGTGGCAGGGTGATGTAGTTTTCTTGCACGAGATTGTCGCAGGCGCTGCTGATCGATCATATGGAATTCATGTCGCCAAGCTGGCCGGCTTACCATCCGCGGTTATTGCTCGCGCAGAGGAGGTCCTTTCGATTTTAGAGCAAGGGGAGCAATCTTGTTCTTTAACGGGATTAGCAGACAATTTGCCCCTTTTTGATAAAGCTAATAACAAGCCGCCCTCAAAAATTGTATCGCCTACAGAGTCGGCTTTAAGTGATATTGATCCGGATCAGATAACGCCGCGTGAGGCGCTGGAACTAATATATCAATTGAAAAGGGATCTCCACTAA
- a CDS encoding [protein-PII] uridylyltransferase, giving the protein MDEVKRYSKIISRNSLLKRARTVVHKNGTGEQARKSLLGLYRKEIERGSGEIESQFNKSQDGALAVQGYCFLIDQLIRVIYDIGVEYFYPAPNPTAADHLCITAFGGYGRGELAPKSDLDLLFVQPYKQTPRGEQIVELILYTLWDLNFKVGHATRSIDENIRQARDDITIRTGLLESRYVCGDKSLFKELRQRFFGEVVEGTGPDFVEAKLAERDERHDRVGNSRYVLEPNIKEGKGGLRDLQTLFWIAKYLYKVTDIGRLVDKRVLTSQEFKVFAKAQGFLWTLRCNLHYLSGRAEERLTFDVQPQLANRMGYRDHAGTSGVERFMKHYFLIAKDVGDLTRIFCAALEARHQPSRIFRMPTLFNREIEGFVINRGRLTVSSRKHFKMCPIDMLRLFEVSQRLRLDIHPVALQMITRDLARIDNELRNDSAANKIFLDILTSKNNPETTLRRLNEAGVFGRFVTDFGRVVAQMQYDMYHVYTTDEHTIRAIGVLSRIEAGELVAEHPLESRVVHEIASREVLYVAVLLHDIAKGRGGNHSELGAEVATKLCPRLGLSPEQTETVAWLVRHHLFMSETFAKRDLSDPKTIIDFVDIVQSPERLRLLLCLTVADIRAVGPGRWNNWKASLLRDLYYRAEAFISGGLKEDGRDSAAAVIVSGLRKVLKDWPVRDIDAHIARGHDGYWTAYSLKTLYHQALLIQEAESLGTPLVLDTDIDRGKGATEVTIYAGDHPGLFSRISGAMALSGVNIVEAKINTLNNGKGLDSFLIQDSTGGAFPRPDEKMARLSELINKALAGELNIASELSKRQGQPKRTSVFTVEPRVIIDNKASNRYTVIEVNGRDRPGLLFALSEALYKLSLQVYSAKISTFGEQVVDVFYLQDLFGTKIDQSGKMAQVTEVLMATLQDPLADTSLGKSTANYSNVSAG; this is encoded by the coding sequence ATGGATGAAGTTAAAAGGTACTCGAAGATAATCAGCCGCAACTCCCTTCTGAAAAGGGCCCGGACGGTTGTGCACAAAAATGGAACGGGTGAACAAGCTCGGAAATCTTTGCTTGGGCTTTACAGAAAAGAGATCGAGCGTGGCTCTGGAGAAATTGAGAGTCAGTTCAACAAAAGCCAAGATGGCGCCCTTGCAGTGCAGGGTTATTGTTTTCTGATAGACCAGCTTATTCGAGTGATATATGATATAGGAGTCGAATATTTTTATCCGGCTCCCAATCCAACAGCGGCGGATCACCTTTGTATAACGGCTTTCGGAGGTTATGGCCGTGGAGAATTAGCCCCAAAATCCGACTTGGACCTGCTGTTTGTCCAACCATATAAACAAACACCACGTGGGGAGCAGATTGTAGAATTAATTCTCTACACACTTTGGGACCTAAATTTCAAGGTTGGACATGCAACCCGTTCAATCGATGAAAACATTCGGCAGGCCAGAGATGACATAACCATTCGGACAGGTTTGTTAGAATCTCGTTACGTTTGCGGGGACAAATCATTATTTAAAGAATTACGCCAACGATTCTTCGGTGAAGTAGTCGAGGGAACGGGGCCCGATTTCGTTGAGGCAAAACTTGCAGAGCGCGATGAACGGCACGATAGGGTGGGTAACTCGCGATATGTTTTGGAGCCTAACATAAAAGAAGGTAAGGGCGGCTTGCGTGATTTGCAGACCTTATTTTGGATAGCCAAGTATCTTTATAAAGTTACTGATATTGGCCGGTTGGTTGATAAACGGGTGCTAACCTCTCAGGAGTTCAAAGTGTTTGCCAAGGCACAGGGGTTCCTTTGGACTCTCCGCTGCAATTTGCACTATTTATCGGGTCGTGCAGAAGAGCGTCTTACATTCGATGTTCAGCCTCAGCTTGCAAATAGAATGGGATACCGAGATCACGCTGGAACGTCTGGCGTAGAACGTTTCATGAAACACTATTTTTTAATCGCCAAAGACGTGGGTGACCTGACTCGAATTTTTTGCGCGGCACTTGAGGCCCGCCATCAGCCATCTCGCATTTTTAGAATGCCGACACTTTTCAATCGTGAGATCGAGGGCTTCGTCATTAACCGCGGTCGCCTAACAGTATCATCACGTAAGCATTTCAAAATGTGCCCCATAGATATGTTGAGATTATTCGAGGTGAGCCAGCGTCTTAGGCTGGACATTCATCCCGTAGCGTTGCAAATGATTACGCGCGACCTAGCCCGCATAGATAACGAACTCCGCAATGATTCCGCTGCTAACAAAATCTTCCTCGATATCTTGACGTCAAAAAATAATCCTGAGACTACATTACGTAGGCTCAATGAGGCAGGAGTGTTTGGCAGATTTGTGACCGATTTTGGCCGGGTGGTGGCACAGATGCAGTACGATATGTATCACGTTTATACTACCGACGAACATACTATCCGTGCGATTGGGGTTTTGAGCCGAATCGAGGCAGGCGAATTAGTTGCGGAGCACCCTTTGGAAAGTAGGGTCGTACATGAGATTGCATCACGGGAAGTCTTGTATGTGGCCGTTTTGTTGCATGATATTGCTAAGGGAAGAGGAGGGAACCACTCTGAGTTAGGAGCTGAGGTTGCAACAAAGCTTTGCCCCAGACTTGGACTGTCGCCAGAGCAGACTGAAACCGTTGCGTGGTTAGTGCGGCATCATCTTTTCATGAGTGAAACCTTTGCAAAACGCGACCTTAGCGACCCCAAAACCATTATCGACTTTGTTGACATTGTTCAATCACCGGAGAGGCTGAGATTACTCTTGTGCTTGACTGTTGCGGACATCCGTGCCGTTGGGCCAGGTCGATGGAATAATTGGAAGGCAAGTCTGTTGCGAGATCTCTACTATCGCGCGGAGGCTTTTATATCTGGTGGCCTTAAAGAAGATGGTAGAGACTCTGCCGCTGCAGTCATTGTATCCGGTTTGCGAAAAGTGCTCAAAGATTGGCCCGTGCGCGACATTGATGCCCATATTGCTCGCGGTCATGACGGGTATTGGACAGCCTACAGTCTGAAAACACTGTATCATCAAGCTTTATTGATTCAAGAAGCTGAAAGCCTTGGTACACCACTCGTCTTGGATACGGATATTGATCGTGGAAAAGGCGCTACCGAAGTGACGATTTATGCCGGTGATCATCCTGGCCTATTTAGTCGAATAAGTGGTGCTATGGCATTGTCGGGAGTAAATATTGTTGAGGCTAAAATCAATACTCTGAACAATGGGAAAGGTCTTGATAGTTTTCTTATCCAGGACTCGACGGGAGGCGCTTTTCCCCGGCCAGACGAAAAAATGGCCCGGTTATCTGAACTCATAAATAAAGCCTTAGCTGGAGAGCTAAACATTGCGAGCGAGTTGAGCAAGCGACAAGGTCAGCCGAAACGAACGTCTGTTTTTACTGTCGAGCCACGTGTGATTATTGATAACAAGGCTTCAAACCGTTACACAGTCATTGAAGTCAACGGACGTGATAGGCCGGGTTTATTGTTTGCGTTATCTGAAGCTCTATATAAACTCAGTTTGCAAGTTTACTCAGCAAAAATATCTACATTTGGTGAGCAGGTAGTCGATGTTTTTTATTTGCAGGATTTGTTCGGCACGAAAATAGATCAATCTGGAAAGATGGCGCAAGTTACAGAGGTTTTAATGGCCACCCTACAAGACCCTTTGGCGGATACAAGTTTGGGAAAATCAACCGCCAACTATTCTAATGTTTCCGCAGGTTGA
- a CDS encoding adenosine kinase, whose product MAKYELLGVGNALVDVLCNVDDHFLHEHGLVKGSMQLVDESQANNLVSTMSTPHRASGGSCANSMAGFASLGGRGAFIGKLKNDSAGKAFQADMKMLGCSFAAAPSEQGLPTGMCLVFVTPDAQRTMCTYLGTAALLAPEDLNEVVISKSKIIYLEGYLFDQPVAQEAMVRAAGVANKSGGKVALTLSDTFCVERHRDSFIELIERNTDILFANEDEFISLYQAENLEQAIELNSGKCELACVTRGEKGAVILSETERIEVKPEAVDSLIDTTGAGDQFAAGFLFGLCKEEDITKCARIGAITAAEVISHYGARPEKDLAALVAGRLG is encoded by the coding sequence ATGGCTAAATATGAATTGTTAGGTGTTGGAAACGCTTTGGTCGATGTACTCTGCAACGTAGATGACCACTTCTTGCACGAGCATGGCCTTGTCAAGGGAAGTATGCAATTGGTAGATGAGAGTCAGGCGAATAATTTGGTCAGCACCATGAGCACGCCACACAGAGCTTCGGGTGGTTCATGCGCAAATTCAATGGCTGGTTTTGCATCACTTGGAGGTAGAGGCGCTTTTATCGGGAAACTTAAAAATGACAGCGCCGGCAAAGCATTTCAGGCTGACATGAAAATGCTTGGTTGCTCATTTGCAGCTGCTCCTTCGGAGCAGGGCCTGCCAACTGGAATGTGTTTAGTTTTTGTTACACCAGATGCGCAACGCACAATGTGTACTTATTTAGGTACTGCAGCTCTGTTGGCGCCTGAGGACCTCAATGAAGTCGTTATTTCTAAAAGTAAGATAATATACTTGGAAGGCTATCTTTTTGATCAGCCGGTAGCACAAGAAGCAATGGTGCGGGCGGCAGGCGTGGCCAATAAATCTGGCGGTAAAGTTGCCTTAACATTATCAGATACTTTTTGTGTTGAGCGCCACCGAGATTCCTTCATAGAGCTTATCGAGCGCAATACAGACATCTTATTTGCCAACGAAGATGAATTTATAAGCCTTTATCAGGCAGAGAATCTTGAACAGGCTATCGAGTTGAATAGTGGTAAATGTGAGTTAGCATGTGTTACCCGGGGGGAAAAGGGAGCAGTTATTTTGAGCGAGACCGAAAGAATTGAGGTAAAACCAGAAGCTGTTGATAGCTTGATCGATACTACAGGAGCTGGAGATCAGTTTGCTGCCGGGTTTTTATTTGGGCTTTGTAAAGAGGAAGACATTACAAAGTGTGCACGGATCGGGGCAATTACTGCTGCTGAAGTTATAAGTCATTATGGAGCACGTCCTGAAAAGGATCTAGCAGCATTAGTGGCAGGTAGGTTAGGCTGA